A DNA window from Rhizobium sp. NXC14 contains the following coding sequences:
- a CDS encoding ABC transporter ATP-binding protein — protein MADVVLRNLSKRFGDTQALDGLDLFIRDGEFVVLLGPTGAGKTTTLRLIAGLERPDSGRIEIGGRNVAAEAPAGRDVAFVFQQYSLYPHMTVYENLAFPLKAPVRKLSAEEIDRRVREVARMVRIDHKLENRSTRLSGGEMQRVAIGRALVRRPAIYLMDEPLSSLDAKLRAELRLELKRIQKELGSTLLYVTHDQVEAMTMADRIGIVAEGRLMQVGTPREIYGNPANLHVAARLGQPHINLLPADLLPGGRPPFGTKTVGARTEHLDIVVGKDANAEVDWIEHLGDQNHLHIRVADPKQPARDHKLVTLADPYLAIAPGDRISLTLRDPLYFDAAGQRLS, from the coding sequence ATGGCTGATGTCGTCCTCAGAAATCTCAGCAAGCGCTTCGGCGACACCCAGGCTCTTGATGGGCTCGATCTTTTTATCCGCGACGGCGAGTTCGTCGTGCTGCTCGGTCCCACAGGCGCCGGCAAGACCACGACGCTCAGGCTGATCGCCGGCCTCGAAAGGCCCGACAGCGGCCGCATCGAGATCGGCGGCCGCAATGTCGCGGCCGAAGCGCCGGCCGGGCGCGACGTCGCCTTCGTCTTCCAGCAATATTCGCTCTACCCGCACATGACGGTTTACGAGAACCTCGCCTTCCCGCTGAAGGCGCCGGTGCGCAAGCTGAGTGCGGAGGAGATCGACCGGCGCGTGCGCGAGGTTGCGCGCATGGTCCGCATCGACCACAAGCTCGAAAACCGCTCGACCAGGCTCTCCGGCGGCGAGATGCAGCGCGTCGCGATTGGCCGAGCGCTGGTGCGCCGGCCGGCGATCTATCTGATGGACGAACCGCTGTCCTCGCTCGACGCCAAGCTGCGCGCCGAACTGCGCCTGGAGCTGAAGCGCATCCAGAAGGAGCTCGGTTCGACGCTGCTCTATGTCACCCACGACCAGGTGGAAGCCATGACCATGGCCGATCGCATCGGCATCGTCGCCGAGGGCCGGCTGATGCAGGTGGGAACGCCGCGCGAAATCTATGGCAATCCCGCCAACCTGCATGTCGCCGCCCGCCTCGGCCAGCCGCACATCAACCTTCTGCCGGCGGATCTGCTGCCGGGCGGCCGTCCGCCATTCGGCACAAAAACCGTCGGCGCCCGCACCGAACATCTCGATATCGTCGTCGGCAAGGATGCCAATGCCGAGGTCGACTGGATCGAGCATCTCGGCGACCAGAACCATCTCCATATCCGGGTGGCCGATCCCAAGCAGCCTGCGCGGGATCACAAACTCGTCACACTCGCGGATCCATATCTGGCGATCGCGCCGGGCGACCGCATCAGCCTGACGCTGCGCGATCCGCTTTATTTCGATGCGGCTGGACAGCGCCTGTCGTGA